The following proteins come from a genomic window of Blattabacterium cuenoti:
- a CDS encoding HesB/IscA family protein, translated as MVFISEEAKNKLISIMKKEGLSHHVSFIRFGVKTGGCSGLSYELTFDQKKQKGDRLFQHKEMKILVNQNSISYLEGITLEYSDGLNGKGFYFNNPKAKHTCGCGKSFSSS; from the coding sequence ATGGTTTTTATATCAGAAGAAGCGAAAAATAAATTGATTTCTATTATGAAAAAAGAAGGACTTTCTCATCATGTTTCATTTATTAGATTTGGAGTTAAAACTGGTGGATGTTCAGGTCTGTCTTATGAACTTACTTTTGATCAAAAAAAACAAAAAGGAGATAGGCTTTTTCAACACAAAGAAATGAAAATATTGGTAAATCAAAACAGTATTTCTTATTTAGAAGGAATAACATTAGAATATTCAGATGGACTAAACGGAAAAGGTTTTTATTTTAATAATCCTAAAGCAAAACATACTTGTGGTTGCGGAAAAAGTTTTTCATCATCATGA
- a CDS encoding DUF192 domain-containing protein produces MKKINILFPLIIMFMCFFINSSERIYDNNSDMFLDIGSLLEIEFIKDGVLYLKNNNNVIKKIDIELADLDIEKKNGLKYRSFLKESRGMLFILKNKEEYKKIDMKDMRISLDIVYINQFDTVVFVNKYVNPMKNIENMNLDSPIKYILEINAGMSKKWGIKEGVTKITWIMN; encoded by the coding sequence ATGAAAAAAATCAATATTCTTTTTCCTTTAATCATTATGTTTATGTGTTTTTTTATAAATTCTTCTGAAAGAATTTATGACAATAATTCTGATATGTTTTTGGATATCGGAAGTCTACTAGAAATAGAATTTATTAAAGATGGAGTACTATATTTAAAAAATAATAATAATGTCATAAAAAAAATAGATATAGAGTTAGCAGATCTAGATATAGAAAAAAAAAATGGATTGAAATATAGGTCTTTTCTAAAAGAAAGTAGAGGAATGTTATTTATTTTGAAAAATAAAGAAGAGTATAAGAAAATAGACATGAAGGATATGCGAATATCTTTAGATATTGTATATATTAATCAATTTGATACTGTTGTTTTTGTGAACAAATACGTAAATCCTATGAAAAATATAGAAAATATGAATTTAGATTCACCTATAAAATATATTTTAGAAATTAATGCTGGTATGTCAAAAAAATGGGGAATAAAAGAAGGAGTAACAAAAATTACTTGGATTATGAATTAA
- the lgt gene encoding prolipoprotein diacylglyceryl transferase, which translates to MKPLEYIIINWDPVQKIPLWKGFFIHIYSLMFVISFSLGWYIMKYIYQNDNIHKKYLDPLFICTFFGTLIGARLGQVLFYDFSYFSDHWIEAFFPIKENNQTFLLGFIKGYEFVGYRGLSSHGATIGIILSNLFYCKIILKKKSFIWLCDRLCIPISISAVFIRIGNFFNSEIVGKPCSETLPWAVKFIKMDTEYGSIVPRHPAQIYESIGYLSVFLLLWSLYTIKRKNYDGFLSGFFFISLWSIRFLIEFLKEPQGGEFISFLSMNTGQWLSIPFIILGLFLLNCSRIKKYFFS; encoded by the coding sequence ATGAAACCATTAGAATATATTATTATTAATTGGGACCCTGTTCAAAAAATTCCTTTGTGGAAAGGTTTTTTTATTCATATTTATAGTCTAATGTTTGTGATTTCTTTTTCATTAGGATGGTATATCATGAAATATATCTATCAAAATGATAATATACATAAAAAATATTTAGATCCTTTATTTATTTGTACTTTTTTTGGAACTCTTATAGGGGCAAGATTAGGTCAGGTTTTATTTTATGATTTTTCGTATTTTTCAGATCATTGGATTGAAGCCTTTTTCCCTATAAAAGAAAACAATCAAACCTTTTTGTTAGGATTTATAAAAGGGTATGAATTCGTTGGTTATAGAGGTTTATCTAGTCATGGGGCTACCATAGGTATTATTTTATCTAATCTATTTTATTGTAAAATAATTCTGAAAAAAAAATCTTTTATTTGGTTATGTGATAGATTGTGTATTCCCATATCAATATCTGCTGTTTTTATTAGAATAGGAAATTTTTTTAATTCTGAAATAGTAGGAAAACCATGCAGTGAAACATTGCCTTGGGCAGTAAAATTTATAAAAATGGATACGGAATATGGGAGTATAGTACCTAGACATCCTGCACAAATTTATGAATCTATTGGTTATCTTTCAGTTTTCTTATTACTTTGGTCTTTATATACAATAAAAAGAAAAAATTATGATGGATTTTTATCCGGTTTTTTTTTTATTTCGCTTTGGTCTATACGTTTTTTAATCGAATTTTTGAAAGAACCTCAAGGAGGAGAATTTATTAGTTTTTTATCTATGAATACCGGACAATGGCTCAGTATTCCTTTTATTATATTGGGATTGTTTCTTCTCAATTGTTCAAGAATTAAAAAATATTTTTTTTCATAA
- the yidD gene encoding membrane protein insertion efficiency factor YidD yields the protein MKIIKILFIKIVTLYQIGISPWIGNNCRFIPTCSNYMILSLKKWNLFKALFISIIRIIKCNPWGPSDWYPIQKNPFNEQ from the coding sequence ATGAAAATTATAAAAATTTTATTCATAAAAATTGTAACATTATATCAAATAGGGATATCTCCATGGATAGGAAATAATTGTAGATTTATTCCAACTTGTTCAAACTATATGATTTTGTCATTAAAAAAATGGAATCTGTTTAAAGCTCTTTTCATAAGTATAATCAGAATCATTAAATGTAATCCTTGGGGACCATCTGATTGGTATCCTATTCAAAAAAATCCATTTAATGAACAATAA
- a CDS encoding aconitate hydratase: MIFDLDRIRNFYTNFSYKIEKIRNVRNQPMTYSEKILYSHLVDEIKELESSFKKKNLRNKYYMDLLPDRIIMQDATAQMTLLQFMQTKKCKTCIPTSIHCDHLISAQYGSDLDLRNAIEKNEEIYNFLKSASHKYRIDFWKPGSGIIHQIILENYAFPGGLIIGTDSHTPNAGGLGMLAIGVGGADAAEVMSGSLLELQFPKILGVHLIGKINGWTSPKDVILKLSGMIGVSGAKNHIIEYFGEGIDSISCVGKATICNMGAEIGATSSLFPYDDKMKDFLNTNGRNQVSVMIEKIKDFLKADPEVYQKPCHYYDKVIKIDLNILEPHINGPFTPDKATPISKMKEEAAKNNWKTKIEVGLIGSCTNSSYEDFSKAISIIQQAKKKKLKIHSEYMVSPGSNKIYSLMKEKGFLSLFKEIGAKIFSNACGPCIGQWVRKGNKKNVKNTIIHTFNRNFSSRNDGNPKTHAFIASPEIVTALAFSGNLTFDPRKDMLKNEMNEYVKFEEPKSMETPTMNFNIEKLGYESFSKKENKKKLSVIIKKNSKRLQVLSPFFPWNGNDFLNVRLLIKIEGKCTTDHISMAGPWLKYRGHLEMISKNLLMGAVNAFNQEKNKIKNIITGSYGPVYEISKFYHSKNILTLIVGEENYGEGSSREHAAMEPRFLGVCVVLVKSFSRIHETNLKKQGILALTFLNPDDYYKIQEEDIFHFYIKKICPNKNIEIELIHKNGYKETIIAHHSYNEKQIQWFKAGSSLNFIKNQQNK; encoded by the coding sequence ATGATCTTCGATCTTGATAGAATTCGAAATTTTTATACAAATTTTTCGTATAAAATTGAAAAAATTAGGAATGTGAGAAATCAACCTATGACTTATTCGGAAAAAATTCTATACTCTCATTTAGTTGATGAAATAAAAGAGTTAGAATCTTCTTTTAAGAAGAAGAATTTAAGAAATAAATATTACATGGATTTATTACCTGATCGTATTATCATGCAAGATGCGACAGCTCAAATGACTTTGCTTCAATTTATGCAAACTAAAAAATGCAAGACGTGTATTCCGACATCGATTCATTGTGATCATCTCATATCGGCTCAATATGGTTCAGATTTAGATTTAAGAAATGCTATAGAAAAAAATGAAGAGATTTATAATTTTTTGAAATCTGCCTCTCATAAATATAGAATAGATTTTTGGAAACCTGGATCAGGAATTATTCATCAGATTATTCTAGAAAATTATGCATTTCCTGGAGGGTTGATTATAGGAACCGATTCTCATACTCCTAATGCAGGAGGATTAGGGATGCTGGCGATAGGAGTTGGAGGGGCTGATGCAGCTGAAGTGATGTCTGGATCGCTTTTAGAATTACAATTTCCTAAAATACTTGGAGTCCATTTAATCGGAAAGATTAATGGTTGGACTTCTCCTAAAGATGTAATTTTAAAATTGTCTGGAATGATTGGAGTTTCAGGAGCTAAAAATCATATTATTGAATATTTTGGAGAAGGAATTGATAGTATTTCTTGTGTTGGAAAAGCAACAATCTGTAATATGGGAGCAGAAATAGGTGCTACGTCATCTTTATTTCCTTATGATGATAAGATGAAAGATTTTTTGAATACAAATGGAAGGAATCAGGTATCTGTAATGATAGAAAAAATCAAGGATTTTTTAAAAGCAGATCCAGAAGTTTATCAAAAACCATGTCATTACTATGATAAAGTAATAAAAATAGATTTAAATATTTTAGAGCCCCATATCAATGGACCTTTTACTCCAGACAAAGCGACTCCTATTTCTAAAATGAAAGAGGAGGCTGCTAAAAATAATTGGAAAACCAAAATTGAGGTAGGATTAATTGGTTCATGCACAAATTCTTCTTATGAAGATTTTTCAAAGGCAATATCCATAATTCAACAAGCCAAAAAGAAAAAATTGAAAATCCATTCAGAATATATGGTATCACCAGGATCCAATAAAATTTATTCTCTCATGAAAGAGAAAGGTTTTTTATCTCTTTTTAAAGAAATTGGAGCTAAAATTTTTTCTAATGCTTGTGGGCCTTGTATTGGACAATGGGTAAGAAAAGGAAATAAAAAAAATGTGAAAAATACAATTATTCATACTTTTAATAGGAATTTTTCATCTCGTAATGATGGAAACCCAAAAACACATGCTTTTATCGCTTCTCCAGAAATTGTAACTGCCTTAGCTTTTTCTGGAAATTTGACTTTTGATCCTAGAAAAGATATGTTAAAAAATGAAATGAATGAGTATGTAAAATTTGAAGAACCTAAATCAATGGAAACTCCTACAATGAATTTTAATATAGAAAAATTAGGATATGAAAGTTTTTCAAAAAAAGAAAATAAAAAAAAACTATCTGTAATTATAAAAAAAAATTCTAAAAGGTTACAAGTTTTATCCCCATTTTTTCCATGGAATGGAAATGATTTTCTCAATGTTAGACTTTTAATCAAAATTGAAGGAAAATGTACTACAGATCATATTTCAATGGCGGGGCCCTGGTTAAAATACAGAGGTCATCTTGAGATGATTTCTAAAAATTTATTAATGGGAGCTGTAAATGCTTTTAATCAAGAAAAAAATAAAATCAAAAATATTATAACGGGTAGTTATGGACCCGTTTATGAAATTTCTAAATTTTATCACTCAAAAAATATACTTACCTTGATTGTAGGAGAGGAAAATTATGGAGAAGGATCTTCAAGAGAACATGCAGCTATGGAACCTCGTTTTTTAGGAGTTTGTGTCGTTCTTGTGAAATCTTTTTCTAGAATACACGAAACTAATTTGAAAAAACAAGGAATTTTGGCTTTAACTTTTTTAAATCCTGATGATTATTACAAAATACAAGAAGAAGACATATTTCATTTTTACATCAAAAAAATATGTCCTAATAAAAATATAGAAATAGAATTAATTCATAAAAATGGATATAAAGAAACAATCATCGCTCATCATTCTTATAATGAAAAGCAAATTCAATGGTTTAAAGCGGGTTCTTCTTTAAATTTTATTAAAAACCAACAAAATAAATGA
- a CDS encoding alpha/beta fold hydrolase produces MILHSRIYGSGYPILVFHGLFGNGENWISFAKKFENNYQIHLLDMRNHGKSFVSEKMNYDIISKDILKYVYYYELNHPILLGHSIGGRAVMKFSIKYPTIPKKIIILDISPKDYIDFNQKKLIHFLKKVDFNIIHTRKDLDHFLKKWIFDLKIRSFFSKCTQKQKNGKLCFHFSLLNIEKNYDSLIKKIKNGSYHGSTLFLRGEYSNYILDKDHNDIQKLFPRSKIWTVKKSDHWIHIDNPIDFYEKINVFLNET; encoded by the coding sequence ATGATACTGCATTCTAGAATATACGGATCAGGTTATCCTATTTTAGTTTTTCATGGATTGTTTGGAAATGGAGAAAATTGGATTTCTTTTGCTAAAAAATTTGAAAACAATTATCAAATTCATCTATTGGATATGAGAAATCATGGAAAAAGTTTCGTTTCCGAAAAAATGAATTACGATATTATATCAAAAGATATATTAAAATATGTCTATTATTATGAATTGAATCATCCTATATTATTGGGACATTCTATAGGAGGAAGAGCCGTGATGAAGTTTTCTATAAAGTATCCTACGATTCCAAAAAAAATTATAATTTTGGATATCAGTCCTAAGGATTACATAGATTTCAATCAAAAAAAATTAATCCACTTTTTAAAAAAAGTGGATTTCAATATTATTCACACTAGAAAAGATCTTGATCATTTTTTAAAAAAATGGATTTTTGATCTAAAGATTAGATCCTTTTTTTCTAAATGTACACAAAAACAAAAGAATGGAAAACTATGTTTCCATTTTTCTTTATTGAACATTGAAAAAAATTATGATTCTTTAATTAAAAAAATAAAAAATGGTTCATATCATGGTTCTACATTATTTTTGCGAGGAGAGTATTCAAATTATATTCTTGATAAAGATCATAATGATATACAAAAGTTGTTTCCCCGATCTAAAATTTGGACTGTAAAAAAATCTGATCATTGGATCCACATAGACAACCCCATAGACTTTTACGAAAAAATTAATGTTTTTTTAAACGAAACATAA
- a CDS encoding pyridoxine 5'-phosphate synthase — MVRLSVNLNKIALLRNARGGNIPNVVQVAIDVQKFGCHGITIHPRPDERHITYKDVYDIRSVISTELNVEGNPTEKFMKLVLDVKPTQVTLVPDSEEAITSSFGWNTFLYQDFLTDKIKTLKDYGIRTSIFLDPKPELVSYASKTGADRIELYTGPFSIGYANKKWNCIDPYVNTSKIVVSHHMSINAGHDLNLNNISFLIEKIPNLSEVSIGHALIIESIYMGLKNTIQSYLKILRKVEKI; from the coding sequence ATGGTAAGGTTAAGTGTTAATTTAAATAAGATAGCTCTGTTAAGAAATGCAAGAGGAGGGAATATACCCAATGTTGTTCAAGTCGCAATAGATGTTCAGAAATTTGGATGTCATGGGATTACTATACATCCACGTCCTGATGAAAGACATATTACATATAAAGATGTGTATGACATCCGTTCTGTCATTTCAACAGAATTGAACGTTGAAGGAAATCCTACTGAAAAATTTATGAAACTAGTATTAGATGTGAAACCAACACAAGTAACTTTAGTTCCTGATTCTGAAGAGGCAATAACATCAAGTTTTGGATGGAATACGTTTTTATATCAAGATTTTTTGACTGATAAAATTAAAACATTAAAAGATTATGGAATTCGAACTTCTATTTTTTTAGATCCAAAACCAGAATTGGTTTCATATGCATCTAAAACGGGAGCAGATAGGATAGAATTATATACTGGACCTTTTTCCATAGGATATGCAAATAAAAAATGGAATTGCATTGATCCATATGTTAATACATCGAAAATTGTGGTGAGTCATCATATGTCAATTAATGCTGGACATGATTTAAATTTAAATAATATTTCTTTTTTAATTGAAAAAATACCAAATCTATCAGAGGTATCAATTGGACATGCTTTAATTATCGAATCTATATATATGGGACTAAAAAATACAATACAAAGTTATTTGAAAATACTTCGTAAAGTAGAAAAAATATAA